The following are encoded in a window of Hippoglossus hippoglossus isolate fHipHip1 chromosome 23, fHipHip1.pri, whole genome shotgun sequence genomic DNA:
- the kmt2e gene encoding inactive histone-lysine N-methyltransferase 2E isoform X1 has product MHLHFHFDSERRYTQEVLHSALTACNRSKRAERGSRGTVSPLYLWTNFLKSRPESVEASPVVVEKSSYPHQIYSSSSHHSHSYIGLPYADHNYGARPPPTPPASPPPSMLIRQGEGGLFVPGGQDEASRGTTLSTSEDGSYGADITRCICGFTHDDGYMICCDKCSAWQHIDCMGIDRQNIPETYLCERCQPRHLDRERAILLQTRKRECLSDGDTSATESGDEVPLELYSTFQHTPTTITLTTGRLGHKQVDKKRKKSGDKEPQASSARAKKAFREGSRKSSRVKGAAPEQEPTEHPSLWENKIKTWMERYEEASSNQYSEDVQVLLRVKEQGDGKSLAYNTHPASFKPPVESQIQKNKKILKAVRDLAPDSLIIEYRGKFMLRQQFEANGYFFKRSGCWPYPFVLFYSKFDGLEMCVDARSFGNEARFIRRSCTPNSEVRHVIEDGMLHLYIYSLRPITKGTEITIGFDFDYGNCKYKVDCACVRGNQECPVLKHNLEPTENLGSGGRRRGSRKDKETVRDDLGQNQNMGLDGEGKSKSLCDGKQRKLSPLRLSISNNQDPELYEDLEDKTSVSNEVEMESDEQIAERRRKMASPAEQSHLPVGAASSWKGMKHKETREERKMEAILQAFARMEKREKRREQALERIGGCKSEMGGRSDIKEEPPATPETEDSPTLMQPLLEVKEEPGLKQAKVKSSKNRKSFSRNRTHIGQQRRRARTISTCSDLAPGSPTESIEPMSNDSPEGEIPSALEPETMAFQAEDCSPPHSSSPAPDRNRSGSKNFKTKKHFVSEWVGEKQQDHCAVRTPEPIPERPLRISSDPEVLATQLNALPGMACSPQVYSTPKHYVRFSSPFLANRSPTTPGVPTGRRRSRELPETPPTTGSCKKRWLKQALEEEGSPIPARRHSLLMPCEGPLSPSINGDSDSPLPYNGICLLPELPTPLKKRRLSPLDACMSEGSTPYGSPCATPTRSEQPEAPVTPVLLATPPRPRTEEPNTEPLPSTPTQTLTAPQESESSDESSPEVSRKPSVQEADRPPSLVSSPSNRAPSSDVLPTEAKLSVPESPQPPVTEPVDCVEDRADAGVVEGNSEAPSSAETLASSFPGWIKSPERVPTGAAGLNFSPVNSNLRDLTPSHTLEPLVALFRPEAAAGTAAVSTAVTGPLVSAQAPFSEGQGQLFYPCAEEGSSLGFSRSLNGDGSGEAGGSAQNPPQKKKVSLLEYRKRQREARRSGSKTECSSPVSTVPPLSMDAFPVALEAASEPPPPPPAPTVLCNAATNAPTVTVKEPQTNEEAETAAEKGEKEGGEGQWTSSTSVEQARERSYHRALLLSKDKDTDGETEGGDTPALRDCPSPGLQKTPTHGPVSPGAVSQTPSRSVKEDDADAQPRTPNLTTPPASKPAGPKPAPLTPTKLHQAPLPSSPVHFPGSSLLHSPKPQAQGSPYRSQRALFSAQPQNQPQAQTGPTPFPQYNAQSAPPPPPPPPPAPPVSTAYFSSQSPSPAGPFPGFKPSVTPTYPPGSQPLMQTLPHSVHYQSSAVPPPPPPPPPHPMSGPTLLHVSLQPPPIQQHQLLLTTVPPPPPPPQVQTSQQPQQQPPVGGNLLSLTPPPPPPPPPPAPSTNPQMQPHHFQNLGGFQPALMHQGPAANPSVPQSTYPPPLQQTGLPPPPPPPPPPQQTQQGQAQAAASQMPSGTRGAPSSSTPFHSSGYLSTGWH; this is encoded by the exons ATGCacttacattttcactttgacagTGAGCGGCGatacacacaggaagtgttgcatAGTGCTCTTACGGCATGCAACCGGAGCAAAAGGGCAGAGAGAGGCTCACGCGGTACCGTATCACCACTTTACCTTTGGactaactttttaaaaag CAGACCAGAATCGGTGGAGGCCAGCCCTGTGGTAGTGGAAAAGTCCAGCTACCCACACCAGATCTACAGCAGCAGTTCACACCATTCCCACAGTTACATTGGCCTGCCTTATGCC GACCATAACTATGGGGCGCGGCCCCCACCTACACCCCCggcctcccctcctccctccatgttGATCCGACAAGGAGAGGGAGGGTTGTTTGTTCCAGGGGGCCAGGACGAAGCATCCAGGGGCACCACGCTCAGCACCTCAGAGGATGGCAGCTACGGGGCTGACATCACCCGCTGCATCTGTGGCTTCACCCACGATGACGGCTACATGATCTGCTGTGACAAGTGCAG TGCCTGGCAGCATATTGACTGCATGGGCATCGACAGGCAGAACATTCCTGAGACCTATCTGTGTGAACGCTGCCAACCACGACACCTTGATAGGGAGAGGGCCATCCTGCTGCAGACCAGGAAACGAGAATGTTTATCTG ATGGGGACACCAGTGCGACAGAGAGTGGAGACGAGGTGCCATTAGAGCTGTACTCAACCTTCCAACACACGCCAACCACCATCACCCTGACGACTGGGCGCCTCGGCCATAAACAGGTTGATAAAAAACGTAAAAAGAGTGGCGATAAGGAGCCTCAAGCATCCTCAGCCCGAGCCAAGAAG GCCTTCCGAGAAGGTTCCAGAAAGTCCTCCAGAGTAAAG GGTGCTGCTCCAGAGCAGGAGCCGACAGAACACCCGTCTCTGTGGGAGAACAAGATCAAGACGTGGATGGAGCGTTACGAGGAGGCCAGCAGCAATCAGTACAGTGAGGACGTCCAGGTCCTGTTGCGTGTTAAAGAGCAAGGGGACGGCAAGAGCCTGGCGTACAACACACATCCAGCCTCTTTCAAACCACCTGTGGAG agtcaaattcagaaaaacaagaagatcCTCAAGGCGGTGCGAGACCTGGCCCCAGACTCCCTCATCATTGAGTACAGGGGAAAGTTCATGCTTCGACAGCAATTTGAGGCCAATGGTTACTTCTTCAAGAGGTCAGGATGCTG GCCGTACccatttgtgttattttattcaaaatttgATGGACTGGAGATGTGTGTGGACGCTCGCAGCTTCGGCAATGAAGCACGCTTCATCCGTCGCTCCTGTACCCCCAATTCTGAG GTGCGGCACGTCATCGAAGACGGCATGCTGCATTTATACATCTACTCATTGAGGCCTATCACCAAGGGCACAGAGATCACCATTGGCTTTGATTTTGACTATGGCAACTG TAAATACAAGGTGGACTGTGCCTGTGTGAGGGGGAACCAGGAATGCCCGGTGCTCAAGCACAACCTGGAGCCCACGGAGAACTTAGGTTCTGGAGGTCGCCGCCGCGGGAGTCGCAAGGACAAGGAGACGGTGCGGGACGACCTGGGCCAGAACCAGAACATGGGTTTGGACGGCGAGGGGAAGAGCAAGAGTTTATGCGACGGCAAACAGAGAAAACTTTCTCCTCTCCGCCTCTCCATCTCCAACAACCAG GATCCTGAGTTATATGAGGATCTTGAAGACAAAACCTCCGTTAGCAATGAAGTAGAGATGGAATCAGACGAGCAGattgcagagaggaggaggaagatg GCCAGCCCAGCGGAGCAGTCCCATCTCCCTGTCGGGGCGGCTTCCAGCTGGAAGGGaatgaaacacaaggag ACACGGGAAGAAAGGAAGATGGAGGCCATCCTGCAAGCCTTCGCCCGcatggagaagagggagaaacgCAGGGAACAGGCCCTGGAGCGAATCGGCGGTTGCAAGTCAGAGATGGGGGGCCGCAGTGACATCAAGGAAGAGCCTCCGGCCACTCCTGAAACAGAAGATTCCCCAACTCTCATGCAG CCACTTCTGGAGGTCAAAGAGGAGCCAGGACTAAAGCAGGCAAAGGTCAAATCCTCGAAAAACAGGAAGAGTTTCTCAAGAAACCGCACGCACATCGGTCAGCAGCGCCGGCGAGCTCGCACCATCAGCACCTGTTCGGACTTGGCCCCAGGCTCTCCGACTGAGTCTATTGAGCCCATGTCCAATGACTCTCCTGAAGGGGAGATCCCCTCTGCACTGGAGCCCGAGACCATGGCTTTCCAAGCAGAGGACTGCAGCCCTCCGCACAGCAGCTCACCTGCACCTGACAGAAACCGCTCTGGGAGCAAGAActtcaaaactaaaaag CACTTTGTCAGCGAATGGGTgggagagaagcagcaggaccATTGTGCAGTGCGAACCCCCGAGCCGATCCCAGAGAGACCACTGAGAATAAGCAGTGACCCAGAAGTACTCGCCACACAGCTGAACGCCCTTCCAGGTATGGCCTGCTCGCCGCAGGTCTACAGCACGCCCAAACACTACGTTCGTTTCTCGTCCCCATTCCTGGCAAATCGCAGCCCCACGACTCCCGGAGTCCCCACAGGGAGACGGCGATCTAGAGAACTGCCAGAAACTCCGCCAACCACAGGCTCCTGCAAGAAG CGATGGTTGAAGCAGGCTCTGGAGGAGGAAGGCTCCCCCATCCCAGCCAGACGACATAGCCTCCTCATGCCCTGTGAGGGACCTCTCAGCCCCTCCATCAATGGAGACTCGGACAGCCCTCTACCTTATAATGGCATCTGCTTGCTACCAG AGTTGCCCACACCTTTGAAAAAGCGGCGGTTGAGTCCGTTAGATGCCTGCATGTCCGAGGGTTCGACGCCCTACGGCTCCCCATGTGCAACGCCCACCAGGAGCGAACAACCGGAGGCACCCGTGACGCCCGTCTTACTCGCGACCCCTCCACGTCCCCGGACAGAGGAGCCCAATACGGAGCCCCTGCCCAGCACCCCAACACAGACACTTACTGCCCCTCAGGAG AGTGAATCTTCTGACGAGAGCTCACCAGAGGTCAGCCGGAAACCCAGTGTGCAAGAG GCTGATCGCCCGCCTTCGTTGGTCTCTTCTCCAAGCAACAGGGCTCCCAGCTCGGATGTGCTACCGACCGAAGCCAAGCTGTCAGTTCCAGAGAGTCCACAGCCCCCAGTGACGGAGCCTGTGGACTGCGTAGAGGACCGGGCTGATGCTGGAGTTGTAGAAGGCAATAGTGAGGCTCCCTCGTCCGCAGAAACTCTTGCTTCCTCTTTTCCCGGCTGGATAAAAAGTCCAGAGAGAGTCCCGACTGGGGCAGCTGGCCTGAACTTCTCCCCAGTCAACTCAAACTTAAGGGACCTCACCCCGTCACACACCCTGGAGCCTCTGGTGGCTCTTTTCAGGCCTGAGGCTGCAGCTGGGACTGCAGCAGTGTCCACAGCAGTGACCGGGCCATTGGTCAGCGCTCAAGCCCCCTTCAGTGAAGGCCAGGGGCAGCTCTTTTACCCCTGCGCTGAGGAGGGAAGCTCACTGGGATTCTCTCGCTCACTGAACGGGGACGGCAGCGGCGAGGCAGGAGGGTCGGCACAGAACCCTccacaaaagaaaaag GTGTCCCTGCTCGAGTACAGGAAGCGTCAACGAGAAGCTCGCCGCAGCGGCTCCAAGACTGAGTGCAGCTCCCCCGTTTCCACCGTGCCGCCTCTGAGCATGGACGCCTTTCCTGTCGCTTTAGAGGCCGCCAgtgagcctcctcctcccccccctgctCCCACAGTACTCTGCAACGCCGCCACCAACGCCCCCACGGTCACGGTAAAAGAGCCTCAAACCAATGAGGAGGCGGAGACTGCtgcagagaaaggagagaaggaaggcGGGGAAGGACAGTG gacGTCGTCGACTTCGGTGGAGCAGGCCCGAGAGCGGAGCTACCACCGAGCGCTGCTGCTCAGCAAAGATAAAGACACAG ATGGTGAGACAGAAGGTGGTGACACGCCTGCACTCAGAGACTGTCCATCGCCAGGTCTTCAAAAGACCCCGACCCATGGA cccgTCTCTCCCGGTGCCGTCTCCCAGACTCCAAGTCGTTCAGTGAAGGAGGACGACGCAGATGCTCAACCTCGGACGCCAAATCTGACAACGCCGCCAGCGAGCAAACCCGCAGGACCTAAGCCGGCTCCTCTGACCCCCACCAAGCTGCATCAAGCCCCACTACCCTCCTCTCCGGTCCACTTCCCTGGATCCTCACTCCTCCATTCCCCCAAGCCTCAGGCTCAGGGCTCGCCCTACCGCAGCCAGAGGGCGCTGTTCTCGGCGCAGCCTCAAAACCAGCCGCAGGCTCAGACTGGCCCCACTCCGTTCCCCCAGTATAACGCACAGAGTGCTCCCCcgccacctccccctcctccgccAGCGCCTCCAGTCTCCACAGCGTATTTTTCCAGCCAGAGCCCCTCGCCCGCTGGACCCTTCCCTGGGTTCAAACCTTCCGTTACCCCCACTTACCCCCCCGGCTCTCAGCCCTTGATGCAGACTCTTCCCCACAGTGTTCACTATCAGAGCTCAGCCgtgcctcctccacctcctcctccacctccacacccGATGAGCGGCCCCACCCTGCTCCACGTCAGCCTGCAGCCTCCTCCCATCCAGCAGCACCAGCTCCTGCTGACCACCGTTccccctccgcctcctccccctcaggTTCAGACGTCCCAACaaccgcagcagcagcctcctgtcGGCGGCAACTTGTTGTCGCTcactcctcctccgccgcctccacctcctcccccggCCCCATCAACCAACCCCCAGATGCAACCCCACCACTTTCAGAACTTAGGGGGGTTTCAGCCGGCACTGATGCATCAAGGCCCCGCAGCCAATCCCTCAGTGCCCCAATCGACGTACCCCCCACCCCTTCAGCAGACCGGactgcctccacctccacctccccctcctcccccccaacAGACTCAACAAGGCCAGGCCCAGGCCGCCGCCTCCCAGATGCCTTCTGGGACTCGTGGAGCTCCTTCGTCCTCCACCCCCTTCCACAGCTCGGGGTACCTTAGCACAGGGTGGCACTGA
- the kmt2e gene encoding inactive histone-lysine N-methyltransferase 2E isoform X5, which yields MHLHFHFDSERRYTQEVLHSALTACNRSKRAERGSRGTVSPLYLWTNFLKSRPESVEASPVVVEKSSYPHQIYSSSSHHSHSYIGLPYADHNYGARPPPTPPASPPPSMLIRQGEGGLFVPGGQDEASRGTTLSTSEDGSYGADITRCICGFTHDDGYMICCDKCSAWQHIDCMGIDRQNIPETYLCERCQPRHLDRERAILLQTRKRECLSDGDTSATESGDEVPLELYSTFQHTPTTITLTTGRLGHKQVDKKRKKSGDKEPQASSARAKKAFREGSRKSSRVKGAAPEQEPTEHPSLWENKIKTWMERYEEASSNQYSEDVQVLLRVKEQGDGKSLAYNTHPASFKPPVESQIQKNKKILKAVRDLAPDSLIIEYRGKFMLRQQFEANGYFFKRSGCWPYPFVLFYSKFDGLEMCVDARSFGNEARFIRRSCTPNSEVRHVIEDGMLHLYIYSLRPITKGTEITIGFDFDYGNCKYKVDCACVRGNQECPVLKHNLEPTENLGSGGRRRGSRKDKETVRDDLGQNQNMGLDGEGKSKSLCDGKQRKLSPLRLSISNNQDPELYEDLEDKTSVSNEVEMESDEQIAERRRKMTREERKMEAILQAFARMEKREKRREQALERIGGCKSEMGGRSDIKEEPPATPETEDSPTLMQPLLEVKEEPGLKQAKVKSSKNRKSFSRNRTHIGQQRRRARTISTCSDLAPGSPTESIEPMSNDSPEGEIPSALEPETMAFQAEDCSPPHSSSPAPDRNRSGSKNFKTKKHFVSEWVGEKQQDHCAVRTPEPIPERPLRISSDPEVLATQLNALPGMACSPQVYSTPKHYVRFSSPFLANRSPTTPGVPTGRRRSRELPETPPTTGSCKKRWLKQALEEEGSPIPARRHSLLMPCEGPLSPSINGDSDSPLPYNGICLLPELPTPLKKRRLSPLDACMSEGSTPYGSPCATPTRSEQPEAPVTPVLLATPPRPRTEEPNTEPLPSTPTQTLTAPQESESSDESSPEVSRKPSVQEADRPPSLVSSPSNRAPSSDVLPTEAKLSVPESPQPPVTEPVDCVEDRADAGVVEGNSEAPSSAETLASSFPGWIKSPERVPTGAAGLNFSPVNSNLRDLTPSHTLEPLVALFRPEAAAGTAAVSTAVTGPLVSAQAPFSEGQGQLFYPCAEEGSSLGFSRSLNGDGSGEAGGSAQNPPQKKKVSLLEYRKRQREARRSGSKTECSSPVSTVPPLSMDAFPVALEAASEPPPPPPAPTVLCNAATNAPTVTVKEPQTNEEAETAAEKGEKEGGEGQWTSSTSVEQARERSYHRALLLSKDKDTDGETEGGDTPALRDCPSPGLQKTPTHGPVSPGAVSQTPSRSVKEDDADAQPRTPNLTTPPASKPAGPKPAPLTPTKLHQAPLPSSPVHFPGSSLLHSPKPQAQGSPYRSQRALFSAQPQNQPQAQTGPTPFPQYNAQSAPPPPPPPPPAPPVSTAYFSSQSPSPAGPFPGFKPSVTPTYPPGSQPLMQTLPHSVHYQSSAVPPPPPPPPPHPMSGPTLLHVSLQPPPIQQHQLLLTTVPPPPPPPQVQTSQQPQQQPPVGGNLLSLTPPPPPPPPPPAPSTNPQMQPHHFQNLGGFQPALMHQGPAANPSVPQSTYPPPLQQTGLPPPPPPPPPPQQTQQGQAQAAASQMPSGTRGAPSSSTPFHSSGYLSTGWH from the exons ATGCacttacattttcactttgacagTGAGCGGCGatacacacaggaagtgttgcatAGTGCTCTTACGGCATGCAACCGGAGCAAAAGGGCAGAGAGAGGCTCACGCGGTACCGTATCACCACTTTACCTTTGGactaactttttaaaaag CAGACCAGAATCGGTGGAGGCCAGCCCTGTGGTAGTGGAAAAGTCCAGCTACCCACACCAGATCTACAGCAGCAGTTCACACCATTCCCACAGTTACATTGGCCTGCCTTATGCC GACCATAACTATGGGGCGCGGCCCCCACCTACACCCCCggcctcccctcctccctccatgttGATCCGACAAGGAGAGGGAGGGTTGTTTGTTCCAGGGGGCCAGGACGAAGCATCCAGGGGCACCACGCTCAGCACCTCAGAGGATGGCAGCTACGGGGCTGACATCACCCGCTGCATCTGTGGCTTCACCCACGATGACGGCTACATGATCTGCTGTGACAAGTGCAG TGCCTGGCAGCATATTGACTGCATGGGCATCGACAGGCAGAACATTCCTGAGACCTATCTGTGTGAACGCTGCCAACCACGACACCTTGATAGGGAGAGGGCCATCCTGCTGCAGACCAGGAAACGAGAATGTTTATCTG ATGGGGACACCAGTGCGACAGAGAGTGGAGACGAGGTGCCATTAGAGCTGTACTCAACCTTCCAACACACGCCAACCACCATCACCCTGACGACTGGGCGCCTCGGCCATAAACAGGTTGATAAAAAACGTAAAAAGAGTGGCGATAAGGAGCCTCAAGCATCCTCAGCCCGAGCCAAGAAG GCCTTCCGAGAAGGTTCCAGAAAGTCCTCCAGAGTAAAG GGTGCTGCTCCAGAGCAGGAGCCGACAGAACACCCGTCTCTGTGGGAGAACAAGATCAAGACGTGGATGGAGCGTTACGAGGAGGCCAGCAGCAATCAGTACAGTGAGGACGTCCAGGTCCTGTTGCGTGTTAAAGAGCAAGGGGACGGCAAGAGCCTGGCGTACAACACACATCCAGCCTCTTTCAAACCACCTGTGGAG agtcaaattcagaaaaacaagaagatcCTCAAGGCGGTGCGAGACCTGGCCCCAGACTCCCTCATCATTGAGTACAGGGGAAAGTTCATGCTTCGACAGCAATTTGAGGCCAATGGTTACTTCTTCAAGAGGTCAGGATGCTG GCCGTACccatttgtgttattttattcaaaatttgATGGACTGGAGATGTGTGTGGACGCTCGCAGCTTCGGCAATGAAGCACGCTTCATCCGTCGCTCCTGTACCCCCAATTCTGAG GTGCGGCACGTCATCGAAGACGGCATGCTGCATTTATACATCTACTCATTGAGGCCTATCACCAAGGGCACAGAGATCACCATTGGCTTTGATTTTGACTATGGCAACTG TAAATACAAGGTGGACTGTGCCTGTGTGAGGGGGAACCAGGAATGCCCGGTGCTCAAGCACAACCTGGAGCCCACGGAGAACTTAGGTTCTGGAGGTCGCCGCCGCGGGAGTCGCAAGGACAAGGAGACGGTGCGGGACGACCTGGGCCAGAACCAGAACATGGGTTTGGACGGCGAGGGGAAGAGCAAGAGTTTATGCGACGGCAAACAGAGAAAACTTTCTCCTCTCCGCCTCTCCATCTCCAACAACCAG GATCCTGAGTTATATGAGGATCTTGAAGACAAAACCTCCGTTAGCAATGAAGTAGAGATGGAATCAGACGAGCAGattgcagagaggaggaggaagatg ACACGGGAAGAAAGGAAGATGGAGGCCATCCTGCAAGCCTTCGCCCGcatggagaagagggagaaacgCAGGGAACAGGCCCTGGAGCGAATCGGCGGTTGCAAGTCAGAGATGGGGGGCCGCAGTGACATCAAGGAAGAGCCTCCGGCCACTCCTGAAACAGAAGATTCCCCAACTCTCATGCAG CCACTTCTGGAGGTCAAAGAGGAGCCAGGACTAAAGCAGGCAAAGGTCAAATCCTCGAAAAACAGGAAGAGTTTCTCAAGAAACCGCACGCACATCGGTCAGCAGCGCCGGCGAGCTCGCACCATCAGCACCTGTTCGGACTTGGCCCCAGGCTCTCCGACTGAGTCTATTGAGCCCATGTCCAATGACTCTCCTGAAGGGGAGATCCCCTCTGCACTGGAGCCCGAGACCATGGCTTTCCAAGCAGAGGACTGCAGCCCTCCGCACAGCAGCTCACCTGCACCTGACAGAAACCGCTCTGGGAGCAAGAActtcaaaactaaaaag CACTTTGTCAGCGAATGGGTgggagagaagcagcaggaccATTGTGCAGTGCGAACCCCCGAGCCGATCCCAGAGAGACCACTGAGAATAAGCAGTGACCCAGAAGTACTCGCCACACAGCTGAACGCCCTTCCAGGTATGGCCTGCTCGCCGCAGGTCTACAGCACGCCCAAACACTACGTTCGTTTCTCGTCCCCATTCCTGGCAAATCGCAGCCCCACGACTCCCGGAGTCCCCACAGGGAGACGGCGATCTAGAGAACTGCCAGAAACTCCGCCAACCACAGGCTCCTGCAAGAAG CGATGGTTGAAGCAGGCTCTGGAGGAGGAAGGCTCCCCCATCCCAGCCAGACGACATAGCCTCCTCATGCCCTGTGAGGGACCTCTCAGCCCCTCCATCAATGGAGACTCGGACAGCCCTCTACCTTATAATGGCATCTGCTTGCTACCAG AGTTGCCCACACCTTTGAAAAAGCGGCGGTTGAGTCCGTTAGATGCCTGCATGTCCGAGGGTTCGACGCCCTACGGCTCCCCATGTGCAACGCCCACCAGGAGCGAACAACCGGAGGCACCCGTGACGCCCGTCTTACTCGCGACCCCTCCACGTCCCCGGACAGAGGAGCCCAATACGGAGCCCCTGCCCAGCACCCCAACACAGACACTTACTGCCCCTCAGGAG AGTGAATCTTCTGACGAGAGCTCACCAGAGGTCAGCCGGAAACCCAGTGTGCAAGAG GCTGATCGCCCGCCTTCGTTGGTCTCTTCTCCAAGCAACAGGGCTCCCAGCTCGGATGTGCTACCGACCGAAGCCAAGCTGTCAGTTCCAGAGAGTCCACAGCCCCCAGTGACGGAGCCTGTGGACTGCGTAGAGGACCGGGCTGATGCTGGAGTTGTAGAAGGCAATAGTGAGGCTCCCTCGTCCGCAGAAACTCTTGCTTCCTCTTTTCCCGGCTGGATAAAAAGTCCAGAGAGAGTCCCGACTGGGGCAGCTGGCCTGAACTTCTCCCCAGTCAACTCAAACTTAAGGGACCTCACCCCGTCACACACCCTGGAGCCTCTGGTGGCTCTTTTCAGGCCTGAGGCTGCAGCTGGGACTGCAGCAGTGTCCACAGCAGTGACCGGGCCATTGGTCAGCGCTCAAGCCCCCTTCAGTGAAGGCCAGGGGCAGCTCTTTTACCCCTGCGCTGAGGAGGGAAGCTCACTGGGATTCTCTCGCTCACTGAACGGGGACGGCAGCGGCGAGGCAGGAGGGTCGGCACAGAACCCTccacaaaagaaaaag GTGTCCCTGCTCGAGTACAGGAAGCGTCAACGAGAAGCTCGCCGCAGCGGCTCCAAGACTGAGTGCAGCTCCCCCGTTTCCACCGTGCCGCCTCTGAGCATGGACGCCTTTCCTGTCGCTTTAGAGGCCGCCAgtgagcctcctcctcccccccctgctCCCACAGTACTCTGCAACGCCGCCACCAACGCCCCCACGGTCACGGTAAAAGAGCCTCAAACCAATGAGGAGGCGGAGACTGCtgcagagaaaggagagaaggaaggcGGGGAAGGACAGTG gacGTCGTCGACTTCGGTGGAGCAGGCCCGAGAGCGGAGCTACCACCGAGCGCTGCTGCTCAGCAAAGATAAAGACACAG ATGGTGAGACAGAAGGTGGTGACACGCCTGCACTCAGAGACTGTCCATCGCCAGGTCTTCAAAAGACCCCGACCCATGGA cccgTCTCTCCCGGTGCCGTCTCCCAGACTCCAAGTCGTTCAGTGAAGGAGGACGACGCAGATGCTCAACCTCGGACGCCAAATCTGACAACGCCGCCAGCGAGCAAACCCGCAGGACCTAAGCCGGCTCCTCTGACCCCCACCAAGCTGCATCAAGCCCCACTACCCTCCTCTCCGGTCCACTTCCCTGGATCCTCACTCCTCCATTCCCCCAAGCCTCAGGCTCAGGGCTCGCCCTACCGCAGCCAGAGGGCGCTGTTCTCGGCGCAGCCTCAAAACCAGCCGCAGGCTCAGACTGGCCCCACTCCGTTCCCCCAGTATAACGCACAGAGTGCTCCCCcgccacctccccctcctccgccAGCGCCTCCAGTCTCCACAGCGTATTTTTCCAGCCAGAGCCCCTCGCCCGCTGGACCCTTCCCTGGGTTCAAACCTTCCGTTACCCCCACTTACCCCCCCGGCTCTCAGCCCTTGATGCAGACTCTTCCCCACAGTGTTCACTATCAGAGCTCAGCCgtgcctcctccacctcctcctccacctccacacccGATGAGCGGCCCCACCCTGCTCCACGTCAGCCTGCAGCCTCCTCCCATCCAGCAGCACCAGCTCCTGCTGACCACCGTTccccctccgcctcctccccctcaggTTCAGACGTCCCAACaaccgcagcagcagcctcctgtcGGCGGCAACTTGTTGTCGCTcactcctcctccgccgcctccacctcctcccccggCCCCATCAACCAACCCCCAGATGCAACCCCACCACTTTCAGAACTTAGGGGGGTTTCAGCCGGCACTGATGCATCAAGGCCCCGCAGCCAATCCCTCAGTGCCCCAATCGACGTACCCCCCACCCCTTCAGCAGACCGGactgcctccacctccacctccccctcctcccccccaacAGACTCAACAAGGCCAGGCCCAGGCCGCCGCCTCCCAGATGCCTTCTGGGACTCGTGGAGCTCCTTCGTCCTCCACCCCCTTCCACAGCTCGGGGTACCTTAGCACAGGGTGGCACTGA